Proteins encoded together in one Pelosinus sp. IPA-1 window:
- a CDS encoding N-acetylmuramoyl-L-alanine amidase gives MRIVIDGQKVPVNVRVSRDLLMTLKAMSQTLHWRITYDTANELVYIYSPSYVVPSSLDRPAPLIEEPESQRLLGKIICLDAGHGGNDPGAIGPSKTMEKDNTLAIVLLLRDMLESNGATVVLTRDTDRNVAFPDSSASEELAARVEIAKDANADIFISIHNDSFTSNTAMGTTTFHYGDAKSKKLASLVQKNLVAELGTKDNSSRFASFYVIRYSKITAILIEVAFISNPEEEVLLSSIDGRSKIAESIFQGIVNYFKV, from the coding sequence ATGCGGATAGTCATAGATGGACAAAAAGTACCCGTTAATGTAAGAGTTAGTCGAGATTTACTAATGACACTAAAAGCCATGTCACAAACACTTCATTGGCGCATCACTTATGATACAGCCAATGAATTAGTTTATATTTATTCTCCAAGTTATGTTGTGCCAAGTTCTTTAGATCGTCCTGCACCACTCATAGAGGAGCCAGAAAGCCAACGCTTATTAGGAAAAATAATCTGTCTCGATGCTGGTCATGGTGGAAATGACCCTGGTGCCATAGGCCCATCGAAAACAATGGAAAAAGATAACACCTTAGCAATTGTCTTACTTCTACGGGATATGTTAGAAAGCAATGGCGCAACTGTGGTACTCACTCGCGACACCGACCGAAATGTGGCCTTTCCCGATTCTTCTGCCAGTGAAGAACTTGCAGCAAGGGTCGAAATTGCCAAGGATGCAAATGCAGACATATTCATCAGTATACACAATGATTCCTTTACCAGCAATACAGCCATGGGTACAACTACATTTCATTACGGAGATGCCAAATCAAAAAAACTAGCTTCTCTTGTCCAGAAGAATTTAGTGGCAGAGCTTGGTACTAAGGATAACTCTTCTCGCTTTGCAAGTTTCTATGTTATACGTTATAGCAAGATAACAGCTATACTCATTGAAGTCGCCTTTATTTCTAATCCTGAAGAAGAGGTATTACTCTCTAGTATTGATGGTCGATCGAAAATTGCCGAAAGCATCTTTCAAGGTATTGTTAATTACTTTAAAGTATAA